A DNA window from Vanacampus margaritifer isolate UIUO_Vmar chromosome 19, RoL_Vmar_1.0, whole genome shotgun sequence contains the following coding sequences:
- the LOC144039880 gene encoding putative E3 ubiquitin-protein ligase UBR7: MSEEQTVSLVDVLEEDEELEEEASAVLAGSDSDHCSYPQGYVKRQALYACNTCTPKGGQAAGVCLACSYKCHEGHNLFELYTKRNFRCDCGNGKFTDAPCKLFHDKEDVNGLNKYSHNFFGEYCTCGRPYPDPEDQVEDEMIQCVLCEDWLHGRHLGCDVPDGVELQEMICESCMTTNVFLWSYAAHLAVPGGAVQSETVAAKEATSSLRAQTDEAAEPSRKRGRVEGKEGPACRLKALEASGVKRVRSGAVFWPSGWRSELCRCDACQGRLAEAGLSFLPDESDTVLAYENKGKRQEGDAPAPDPLMSALDNLNRVQQLEIIHGYNDMKSELKDFLQTFAAEGKVVTSDDIRQFFELQQSRKRRQVDGRFHCA; encoded by the exons ATGTCCGAGGAGCAGACCGTGTCGTTGGTGGACGTcctggaggaggacgaggagctgGAAGAAGAAGCTTCCGCCGTGTTGGCCGGAAGCGACTCGGACCACTGCTCGTATCCTCAG GGCTACGTGAAGCGTCAGGCCTTGTACGCCTGCAACACGTGCACCCCCAAAGGAGGCCAAGCAGCCGGCGTGTGTTTGGCGTGTTCCTACAAGTGCCACGAAGGCCACAACCTGTTTGAGCTCTACACCAAGAG GAACTTTCGCTGCGACTGCGGAAACGGCAAGTTTACCGACGCGCCGTGTAAACTCTTTCAC GACAAAGAGGACGTCAACGGCCTGAATAAATACAGTCACAACTTCTTCGGCGAGTACTGCACCTGCGGCCGGCCGTACCCTGACCCCGAAGACCAG GTGGAGGACGAAATGATCCAGTGTGTCTTGTGCGAGGACTGGCTGCACGGCCGG CACCTGGGCTGCGACGTTCCCGACGGCGTTGAGCTGCAGGAGATGATCTGCGAGTCGTGTATGACGACAAACGTCTTCCTGTGGAGCTACGCCGCACACCTGGCGG TTCCAGGTGGAGCGGTCCAGTCGGAGACGGTCGCGGCCAAAGAGGCCACGTCCTCGTTACGGGCTCAGACGGACGAGGCTGCCGAGCCCAGCCGGAAACGAGGTCGTGTGGAGGGCAAAGAGGGTCCCGCTTGCAGGCTGAAGGCGTTGGAGGCCTCGGGTGTCAAGCGGGTCCGGTCCGGGGCGGTCTTTTGGCCTTCCGGTTGGCGCTCGGAGCTGTGCCGCTGCGACGCCTGTCAG GGGCGGCTGGCGGAGGCGGGTCTTTCCTTCCTGCCGGACGAGTCGGACACGGTCCTGGCGTACGAGAATAAAGGCAAGCGGCAGGAAGGCGACGCGCCGGCTCCCGACCCGCTCATGTCGGCGCTGGACAACCTCAACCGCGTCCAGCAGCTGGAAATCATccacg GATACAACGACATGAAGAGCGAGCTCAAGGACTTCCTGCAGACGTTTGCCGCTGAAGGAAAG GTCGTGACCTCCGATGACATCCGTCAGTTCTTCGAGCTTCAACAAAGTCGCAAACGACGACAAGTGGACGGCCGCTTCCACTGCGCCTGA
- the LOC144039884 gene encoding claudin-20-like, which translates to MLSAAAQILAFALALLGTVGATVATLLPNWQVSIRAWSSMVAPMWHTRGLWMDCVWYGAGVFSCTTNNSPLAPPPYLQTTRAAMVLSCLLAVFGLCLASLGLRCTRWGGGPRAKGRTALAAGGFFVLAGALCLGPASWFTSEVVAAFMSARRPDRSKYQPGGALCVTFVSAGFLLAGGVIFCLSCPGSTSSDYPTPTDLDGFALTRVERRCPRTQSHNREKAPVSVDSPTAEKMHASPSKRVPKDVKDSYSRQEYV; encoded by the coding sequence ATGCTGTCGGCGGCGGCGCAGATCCTGGCGTTCGCGCTGGCACTGCTGGGGACGGTGGGCGCCACGGTGGCCACGCTGCTGCCCAACTGGCAGGTGAGCATCCGGGCGTGGTCCAGTATGGTGGCCCCAATGTGGCACACGCGGGGGCTCTGGATGGACTGCGTGTGGTACGGGGCCGGCGTCTTCAGCTGCACCACCAACAACTCGCCGCTGGCCCCGCCCCCCTACCTGCAGACCACGCGGGCCGCCATGGTCCTGTCGTGCCTGCTGGCGGTCTTCGGTTTGTGCCTGGCCTCTTTAGGGCTGCGGTGCACCCGCTGGGGGGGCGGCCCCCGAGCCAAGGGGCGCACGGCCTTGGCGGCGGGGGGCTTCTTCGTCCTGGCCGGCGCCCTGTGCCTGGGCCCCGCTTCCTGGTTCACCTCGGAGGTGGTGGCCGCCTTCATGAGTGCCCGACGCCCCGACAGGAGCAAATACCAGCCCGGGGGGGCGCTCTGCGTCACCTTCGTCTCTGCCGGCTTCCTCTTGGCGGGAGGCGTCATCTTTTGTTTATCCTGCCCGGGGTCGACTTCGTCCGACTACCCGACCCCCACGGACCTCGACGGGTTCGCCTTGACCCGGGTGGAGCGCCGCTGCCCGCGGACACAAAGCCATAATCGGGAAAAAGCTCCGGTTAGCGTGGACTCCCCTACGGCGGAGAAGATGCACGCGTCCCCCTCCAAGCGGGTCCCTAAAGATGTGAAGGACAGTTACAGCCGGCAGGAATATGTCTGA